Proteins encoded within one genomic window of Flavobacterium gilvum:
- a CDS encoding PD-(D/E)XK nuclease family protein has protein sequence MTNTPFLDKIATVLKTEYFNKIADTIVVLPNKRAKIFLIEALKKQTDENMFSPEIISIEDFVQNIAGIRTVDPIELLFEFYEVYLSITEKKQQQSFEIFANWAKTLLQDFNEIDRYLLDSNHVLSYLKDIEDIKKWGVEVENKTQLLENYIDFWKLLPKYYQSLYDHLLKKGIGYQGLIYREAVKNIDSFSKSVLRKQYVFAGFNALNASEEKIIQHLIASDQAKIYWDADQVFLNDPYHDAGLFIRRFKESWKHYKLHPFEWIVNDFSQTKNIQVIGTPKTIGQAKIAGSIIETINLENPTAALDKVAIVLGEENLLIPLLYSLPNSVGALNITMGYSSKNNPAQILIAKLFKMHTNALSRSNNSYVFYYKDVLDILTHPLIEPYANTGALVGIINKNNYTFISHAKLLELNENASDLFLLLFKRWEDGSIAVLETISNLLLEVKNNLSNENEEEKIAKTFVYAIFKVINKLINYYLYHTAIDSIDTLYVIYKQVIDLAEVSFEGEPLSGLQIMGVLESRVLDFETVIITSMNEGKFPAGKSQNSFIPYDVKRELGLPTFKEKDAIYTYHFYHLLQRAKNIYLLYNTESEGLDAGEKSRFITQLEVEKQPNHTLTHEIYNSVLPETAYQPMKIPKSEMVMLRLKEIAEKGFSPSALTSYIRNPIQFYFQKILRISEVEEVEENIALNTLGTIIHETLRVLYEPFVGKFISETDIQNCINKIDSEVLVQFKLVYKEGEIKKGRNLLAFEVAKRNVSNFLKVELESIKNGDAIKILELEKTFERKLEHSSLPFPVLIKGNVDRIEERNGIIRIIDYKTGKVEKANVTLKSWKGLTEDIKNDKIIQVLAYAYMYEKEANGKPIEAGIISFKNLRSGFLPFNFKEEKESIAIIDSEIQSNYLEQIVLLLNVILDETKDFEEKII, from the coding sequence ATGACGAATACACCTTTTTTAGACAAAATTGCAACTGTTTTAAAGACAGAATACTTTAATAAAATCGCTGATACTATTGTTGTTTTGCCCAACAAGAGGGCAAAAATATTTCTTATAGAAGCATTAAAAAAACAAACTGATGAAAATATGTTTTCGCCAGAAATCATCAGTATTGAAGATTTTGTTCAAAACATAGCAGGGATAAGAACTGTTGATCCAATTGAATTGTTGTTTGAGTTTTATGAAGTGTATCTGTCAATTACAGAAAAAAAGCAACAACAGTCTTTTGAGATTTTTGCCAATTGGGCAAAAACCTTGTTACAGGATTTTAATGAAATTGATCGTTATTTATTAGATTCAAATCATGTTTTGTCTTATTTGAAGGATATTGAAGATATTAAAAAGTGGGGTGTTGAGGTAGAAAACAAAACTCAGTTACTGGAAAACTATATTGATTTTTGGAAGTTATTACCCAAATATTACCAGTCACTTTATGATCATCTATTAAAGAAAGGAATCGGTTATCAGGGACTTATTTATAGAGAGGCTGTTAAAAATATAGATAGTTTTTCAAAATCGGTTTTGAGAAAACAATATGTTTTTGCTGGGTTTAATGCTTTGAATGCTTCTGAGGAAAAAATAATTCAACATCTCATTGCATCAGATCAGGCTAAAATATATTGGGATGCTGATCAGGTGTTTCTTAATGACCCATATCATGACGCCGGATTGTTTATACGTCGTTTTAAAGAAAGTTGGAAACATTATAAATTGCACCCTTTTGAATGGATTGTGAATGATTTTTCTCAAACCAAAAACATTCAGGTCATTGGTACTCCTAAGACTATTGGTCAGGCCAAAATCGCAGGAAGTATTATTGAAACAATAAACTTGGAAAATCCAACAGCCGCATTGGACAAAGTGGCAATTGTTTTGGGAGAAGAAAATTTATTGATTCCGCTATTGTATTCGTTGCCGAATTCTGTAGGGGCTTTGAATATCACAATGGGATATTCCAGTAAAAACAATCCAGCTCAAATTTTGATTGCCAAATTGTTTAAGATGCATACCAATGCATTGTCCAGAAGTAATAACAGTTATGTTTTTTATTATAAAGATGTATTGGACATTCTCACTCATCCGTTGATTGAACCTTATGCAAATACGGGTGCTTTGGTCGGAATTATTAATAAAAACAATTACACTTTTATCAGTCATGCTAAATTATTGGAGCTGAATGAAAATGCCAGTGATTTATTTTTACTGTTATTCAAAAGATGGGAAGATGGTTCGATTGCAGTTTTAGAAACAATCTCTAATTTGTTGCTAGAGGTTAAGAATAATTTAAGCAATGAAAATGAAGAAGAAAAAATAGCCAAAACTTTTGTTTATGCCATTTTCAAAGTAATTAACAAGTTGATTAATTATTATTTGTATCATACAGCAATTGATTCAATTGACACTCTATATGTGATTTACAAACAGGTTATTGACTTGGCAGAAGTTTCTTTTGAGGGGGAACCCTTGAGCGGACTCCAAATTATGGGTGTGCTTGAAAGCAGGGTTTTGGATTTTGAAACCGTGATTATCACTTCCATGAACGAAGGAAAATTTCCTGCGGGCAAATCTCAAAATTCTTTCATTCCCTATGATGTGAAACGTGAATTGGGATTGCCAACTTTCAAAGAGAAAGACGCCATTTATACCTATCATTTTTATCATTTGTTGCAGCGCGCCAAAAATATTTATTTGCTTTATAATACAGAAAGCGAAGGTTTGGATGCTGGTGAAAAAAGTAGGTTTATAACCCAATTGGAAGTAGAAAAACAGCCGAATCACACTTTGACTCATGAAATTTACAATTCCGTTTTGCCCGAAACTGCCTATCAACCTATGAAAATTCCAAAATCGGAGATGGTAATGTTACGCTTGAAAGAAATTGCGGAAAAAGGATTTTCACCTTCAGCATTGACGAGTTATATACGAAATCCGATTCAGTTTTATTTTCAAAAGATTTTAAGAATTAGTGAAGTCGAAGAAGTAGAAGAAAATATTGCATTGAATACTTTGGGAACAATTATCCATGAAACTTTGCGGGTTTTGTATGAGCCTTTTGTTGGTAAATTCATTTCAGAAACAGATATTCAAAATTGTATCAACAAAATTGATTCCGAAGTTTTAGTTCAATTCAAATTGGTTTACAAAGAAGGGGAAATAAAAAAAGGTCGTAATTTATTGGCTTTTGAAGTGGCAAAACGTAATGTTTCCAATTTTCTGAAAGTAGAATTGGAAAGCATTAAAAATGGAGATGCTATAAAAATTTTGGAACTTGAAAAGACTTTTGAAAGAAAGCTTGAACATTCTAGTTTGCCATTTCCGGTTTTAATTAAAGGAAATGTAGACAGAATTGAGGAACGAAACGGAATTATCAGAATTATAGATTACAAAACGGGTAAAGTTGAAAAAGCCAATGTTACTCTTAAATCTTGGAAGGGATTGACGGAGGATATAAAGAATGACAAAATCATTCAGGTTTTGGCGTATGCCTATATGTATGAGAAAGAAGCAAACGGGAAACCTATCGAGGCTGGAATTATTTCTTTCAAAAATTTAAGATCTGGATTTTTACCTTTTAATTTTAAAGAAGAAAAAGAAAGCATTGCAATTATTGATAGTGAAATTCAATCTAATTATTTGGAACAAATCGTTTTGTTATTGAATGTAATATTGGATGAAACAAAAGATTTTGAGGAGAAAATAATCTAA
- a CDS encoding OmpA family protein: MKHLNKLLVAVTMVMGLSSQAQDSNNKWAISFGVNAIDYRSSAGPDFVDHFSQPFKVSDNWNILPSVSYIGVNRYVGSGFIVGLTGSINQIDKFVIPVKGQTPDKPDYAAVNPGDLMYYGIDLTASYSFMELIKSKTWEPLLTAGGGYTFLGDESYGTVNLGGGLNIWFTENVGLNLGTAYKKSFGDRTYADGKTPDAPSYTQWTAGLTFKFGAKDTDGDGVYDKDDACPEVAGLKQFNGCPDSDSDGIEDSKDKCPNVAGTAEYQGCPDTDGDGVADPDDACPDVKGLKQFKGCPDTDGDGVTDASDKCPNEAGPASNGGCPIKDADKDGVPDLDDACPTVPGPASNKGCPEVTEQVIQDLKVQARAVYFVTGKAVLETADKGATDGRLEAIKEILKNYPNAKFAIEGHTDNTGSAKLNQKLSEARAKVVMDKLIEKGVNPANLTSAGYGSSKPVATNKTKEGRALNRRTEIRHIGSVYEGKL; the protein is encoded by the coding sequence ATGAAACATCTTAACAAACTTTTAGTTGCTGTAACGATGGTGATGGGGTTAAGTTCTCAAGCACAAGACAGTAACAATAAATGGGCGATCAGTTTTGGAGTAAACGCGATTGACTACAGATCTAGTGCTGGTCCAGATTTCGTGGATCATTTTAGCCAACCTTTTAAAGTGAGTGACAACTGGAATATTCTTCCATCTGTTTCTTATATAGGTGTAAATAGATACGTTGGAAGTGGATTTATCGTTGGACTTACAGGGTCTATCAATCAAATTGATAAATTTGTAATTCCTGTTAAAGGGCAAACTCCAGACAAACCAGACTATGCAGCTGTTAATCCTGGAGATTTAATGTACTACGGAATCGATCTTACCGCTAGTTACAGCTTTATGGAATTAATCAAGTCTAAAACTTGGGAGCCTTTGTTAACTGCTGGTGGAGGGTATACTTTCCTAGGAGACGAGAGCTACGGAACTGTTAACCTAGGTGGTGGATTAAACATCTGGTTTACTGAAAACGTAGGTCTTAATTTAGGTACTGCTTACAAAAAATCATTCGGAGACAGAACATATGCTGACGGAAAAACTCCAGATGCACCTTCTTATACTCAATGGACAGCAGGTTTAACTTTCAAGTTTGGAGCTAAAGATACTGACGGAGACGGAGTATATGACAAAGACGATGCTTGTCCAGAAGTTGCTGGTTTAAAACAATTCAACGGATGTCCTGATTCTGATTCTGATGGAATCGAAGATTCAAAAGATAAATGTCCTAATGTTGCTGGAACAGCAGAATACCAAGGTTGTCCTGATACAGACGGTGACGGTGTAGCTGATCCAGATGATGCTTGCCCAGACGTTAAAGGTTTGAAACAATTCAAAGGTTGTCCTGATACTGACGGTGACGGTGTTACTGATGCATCAGACAAATGTCCTAACGAAGCTGGTCCTGCTTCAAACGGTGGTTGTCCAATTAAAGATGCTGATAAAGATGGTGTGCCAGATTTAGATGACGCTTGTCCAACTGTACCTGGTCCAGCAAGCAACAAAGGATGTCCTGAAGTAACTGAGCAAGTTATTCAAGATCTTAAAGTACAAGCTAGAGCTGTTTACTTCGTAACTGGTAAAGCTGTTCTTGAGACTGCAGATAAAGGAGCTACAGATGGTAGATTAGAAGCAATTAAAGAAATTCTTAAAAACTACCCTAACGCTAAATTTGCAATCGAAGGTCACACTGATAACACAGGTAGCGCTAAATTGAACCAAAAACTTTCTGAAGCTAGAGCTAAAGTGGTTATGGATAAATTGATCGAAAAAGGTGTTAATCCAGCTAACTTAACTTCTGCAGGTTATGGTTCATCTAAACCAGTAGCTACTAACAAAACTAAAGAAGGTAGAGCTCTTAACAGAAGAACTGAAATTAGACACATAGGTTCTGTTTACGAAGGTAAATTGTAA
- the kbl gene encoding glycine C-acetyltransferase produces the protein MYGKIQQHLQSELHSIEESGIFKKERIITSSQGAEITVSTGETVLNFCANNYLGLSSHPEVIQAAKDAMDTHGFGMSSVRFICGTQDIHKTLEKKIADFYGTEDTILYAAAFDANGGVFEPLFGENDAIISDSLNHASIIDGVRLCKAARYRYENSNMEDLEKQLIKANENGARFKIIVTDGVFSMDGIVAPLDKICDLADKYDALVMVDECHAAGFIGATGKGTLEAKGVVGRVDIITGTLGKALGGAMGGYTTAKKEIIELLRQRSRPYLFSNSLAPAIVGASIKVFELLEKDTILRDKLEWNTNYFKGGMKNAGFDIVDGDSAIVPVMLYDAKLAQTMANELLKEGVYVIGFFFPVVPRDKARIRVQLSAAHTKEHLDKAIEAFVAVGKRLAVI, from the coding sequence ATGTACGGTAAAATACAACAACACTTGCAGTCAGAGCTTCATTCTATTGAAGAAAGCGGAATTTTTAAAAAAGAAAGAATTATAACTTCTTCTCAAGGGGCAGAAATTACTGTTTCTACAGGAGAAACAGTTTTGAATTTTTGTGCCAATAATTATTTGGGACTGTCTTCTCACCCAGAAGTGATTCAGGCTGCGAAAGATGCCATGGATACCCATGGTTTTGGAATGTCATCGGTGCGATTTATTTGTGGGACACAGGATATTCATAAAACACTAGAGAAAAAGATAGCAGACTTTTATGGAACCGAAGACACTATATTATATGCGGCTGCTTTTGATGCTAATGGAGGTGTGTTCGAACCATTATTTGGAGAAAATGACGCAATTATTTCGGATAGTCTAAATCATGCTTCTATTATAGATGGAGTTCGTTTGTGTAAAGCGGCTCGTTATCGTTATGAGAATAGCAATATGGAAGATCTGGAGAAACAGTTGATTAAGGCCAATGAAAATGGTGCAAGATTCAAAATAATTGTTACCGATGGTGTTTTTTCAATGGATGGAATTGTGGCGCCATTAGACAAAATATGTGATTTGGCAGACAAATATGATGCTTTGGTCATGGTAGATGAATGTCATGCAGCAGGATTTATCGGAGCTACAGGAAAGGGAACTCTTGAGGCAAAAGGTGTCGTGGGTCGAGTAGATATCATAACAGGAACATTGGGGAAAGCTTTGGGTGGTGCTATGGGAGGCTATACAACCGCCAAAAAAGAAATAATAGAATTACTTCGTCAGCGTTCCAGACCTTATTTGTTTTCAAATTCACTGGCGCCAGCAATTGTTGGAGCATCAATTAAAGTATTTGAATTGCTGGAAAAAGATACTATTTTAAGAGATAAATTAGAATGGAATACCAATTATTTTAAGGGAGGAATGAAAAATGCTGGCTTTGATATAGTAGATGGTGATTCGGCTATCGTTCCAGTAATGTTATATGATGCAAAATTAGCACAGACGATGGCTAATGAATTACTAAAAGAAGGAGTTTATGTTATTGGCTTCTTTTTTCCAGTGGTACCAAGGGATAAAGCTAGGATCAGAGTGCAGTTATCTGCTGCTCATACTAAAGAGCATTTGGATAAAGCAATTGAAGCGTTTGTGGCTGTAGGTAAAAGACTTGCTGTAATATAA
- a CDS encoding 3'-5' exonuclease, with protein sequence MDIVLERDVRNQAGISDFLNYWDKNSEKFSIPSPEGTNAVRIMTIHKSKGLEFPVVIMPFAEEDYNRKPKDKLWLNAEEKDLDMPKVLVDNSSAIEEFGEEASAVYNLKKQEELLDNINVLYVALTRAEEQLYVISQNIKPKKDGEYPSNMASFFIKYLHHKGLYDENKLEHEFGSSVKLSKKEKHIDTSKNIPVVSEMLNPKSIKIAQKEALMWGTHQLEAIEFGNVIHEILSFVATKNDVELAINKAIENGLITILQKDIVYNSINEIVNHPNLADYFVEGNEVLNEKTIIQKEGSTVKPDRIVINKAKEVFLLDYKTGLPNQKYNYQLENYTEAIEKMGFKVVKKALVYIGTEIGVVHL encoded by the coding sequence TTGGATATTGTTTTGGAACGGGATGTTCGCAATCAAGCAGGAATTTCAGATTTTTTGAATTATTGGGATAAAAATTCGGAGAAATTTAGTATTCCTTCGCCCGAAGGGACAAATGCGGTTCGAATCATGACAATTCATAAATCAAAAGGGTTGGAATTTCCAGTTGTAATCATGCCTTTTGCCGAAGAAGATTATAACAGAAAACCAAAAGATAAGTTGTGGCTCAATGCGGAAGAAAAAGATTTGGATATGCCAAAGGTACTTGTAGATAATAGTAGTGCTATCGAAGAATTTGGAGAAGAAGCTTCGGCGGTTTATAATTTAAAAAAGCAGGAAGAATTGTTGGATAATATAAATGTGTTATACGTTGCATTAACAAGAGCCGAAGAGCAATTGTATGTTATTTCACAAAATATAAAACCAAAAAAAGATGGAGAATATCCAAGCAATATGGCTTCGTTTTTTATAAAATATTTACACCACAAAGGTCTTTATGATGAAAATAAATTAGAACATGAATTTGGGAGTTCAGTAAAATTGTCTAAAAAGGAGAAACATATCGATACTTCCAAAAATATTCCCGTGGTTTCAGAAATGTTGAATCCCAAAAGTATAAAAATTGCCCAAAAGGAAGCCTTGATGTGGGGAACGCATCAATTGGAAGCAATCGAATTTGGTAATGTGATACACGAAATACTTTCATTTGTGGCAACAAAAAATGATGTGGAATTGGCAATAAATAAAGCCATCGAAAACGGATTGATTACCATACTTCAAAAAGATATCGTTTATAATTCCATTAATGAAATAGTAAATCATCCGAATTTAGCAGATTATTTTGTCGAAGGAAATGAAGTTTTAAATGAAAAAACAATTATTCAAAAAGAGGGAAGTACCGTTAAACCAGACAGAATAGTTATCAATAAAGCAAAAGAAGTTTTTTTATTGGATTATAAAACAGGGCTTCCGAATCAAAAGTATAATTATCAATTGGAAAATTATACAGAGGCGATTGAGAAAATGGGTTTCAAAGTAGTAAAAAAAGCACTTGTGTACATAGGAACCGAAATCGGTGTGGTACATTTGTAA
- a CDS encoding UvrD-helicase domain-containing protein, which yields MERPSFAIYDASAGSGKTYALVKEYLKIILTASKNDAYRNILAITFTNKAVHEMKSRIVGSLSEFTKDEPNAKASDLMQDLAVDTGLSIIQIKTKSQQIIKHIIHNYAAFDISTIDKFTHKVIRAFAHDLGLPMTFEVTLDTENLLTEAVDAIIAQAGEDETLTKLLIDFTMEKTDDDKSWDISREILETGKLVLNENNRNEITHFQDKSISDFIVVKEKLDQVCKDLEKENSNLANESLSLIDKNGIDLKSFSRGTFPNHLQSIVDGKFNSKNKMFREFEDIAINKTAKDRAVIENIIPVLLQTLSGIYKNFEKRNFYKAFLKNITPLSLLNTVSNELAKIQSEQNVLSISEFNAIIHNEIQNQPAPFIYERLGERYRHFFIDEFQDTSEMQWQNLIPLIDNALAGQDDSGQKGTLMIVGDPKQSIYRWRGGKAEQFIELSKDQNPFSNPEKKLEHLDKNYRSYSEVIEFNNDFFQLLSNEFSNPDYKDLYENHSHQKINDKVGGYVNISFLSEIENPEEDEEVLDKADLYVLATLNTIQKVLKEGFEYKDIVILTRKRSQGIAVANYMTEQGIPLLSSETLMIQNATEVRLIINILKYLKNSSDLESKANFLQYLAQKKQNELPVHDFIAKGMELKEERAFEKWLENCNVELSFQNIRKKSLYEAVEIIVSKFLPPTTSQGDGGRGMLTFNIFWILFWNGMFAIKQEFQIF from the coding sequence ATGGAAAGACCGTCTTTTGCCATATATGATGCCTCTGCAGGTTCCGGAAAAACCTACGCGCTTGTAAAAGAATACCTCAAAATAATTCTGACGGCTAGCAAGAACGACGCTTACCGCAATATATTGGCCATTACATTTACCAACAAAGCGGTGCACGAAATGAAAAGCCGAATTGTAGGCAGCTTATCAGAATTTACCAAAGACGAGCCAAACGCAAAAGCTTCAGATTTGATGCAAGATTTGGCTGTAGATACTGGGCTTTCCATAATTCAGATTAAAACAAAATCCCAGCAAATCATCAAGCATATTATTCATAATTATGCGGCTTTTGACATATCGACTATTGATAAATTTACACATAAAGTAATTCGTGCTTTTGCACACGATTTGGGATTGCCCATGACTTTTGAAGTGACTTTGGACACCGAAAACCTATTAACCGAGGCGGTTGATGCCATCATTGCGCAAGCCGGAGAAGATGAAACCTTGACCAAATTGCTCATCGATTTTACGATGGAAAAAACCGATGATGATAAATCTTGGGATATCTCGCGGGAGATTTTGGAAACGGGAAAATTAGTCCTCAATGAAAACAACCGAAATGAAATTACTCATTTTCAAGATAAATCCATAAGTGATTTTATAGTCGTAAAGGAAAAATTAGATCAGGTTTGCAAAGATTTAGAAAAAGAAAATTCAAATCTCGCCAATGAATCGTTGTCATTAATTGACAAAAATGGCATTGATTTAAAATCATTCTCAAGAGGAACTTTTCCCAACCATCTTCAAAGCATTGTGGATGGAAAATTTAATTCCAAGAATAAAATGTTTCGGGAGTTTGAGGACATAGCCATCAATAAAACAGCAAAAGACCGAGCGGTAATAGAAAATATTATTCCAGTTTTACTGCAGACTCTTTCGGGAATTTACAAGAATTTTGAAAAACGAAATTTTTATAAAGCGTTCCTTAAAAATATCACTCCGTTATCATTATTAAATACGGTAAGCAATGAATTGGCCAAAATTCAAAGCGAGCAAAATGTTCTTTCGATTTCCGAATTCAATGCGATTATTCACAACGAAATACAAAATCAACCCGCTCCTTTTATATATGAACGATTGGGTGAGCGGTATCGTCACTTTTTTATAGACGAATTTCAGGACACTTCCGAAATGCAATGGCAAAACCTGATTCCGCTTATTGATAATGCGCTCGCGGGGCAGGATGATTCGGGTCAAAAAGGAACTTTGATGATTGTTGGCGATCCAAAACAGTCTATTTACCGTTGGCGTGGCGGAAAAGCGGAGCAGTTTATTGAGTTGAGTAAAGACCAAAATCCATTCAGTAATCCTGAGAAAAAATTAGAACATTTAGATAAAAATTATAGAAGTTATTCGGAGGTAATTGAGTTCAATAATGATTTTTTTCAATTATTGTCTAATGAATTCAGTAATCCCGATTATAAAGATTTATACGAAAATCATAGCCATCAAAAGATAAATGATAAAGTAGGCGGTTATGTAAATATTTCTTTTTTGTCCGAAATTGAAAATCCAGAAGAGGACGAAGAGGTTTTGGATAAAGCAGATTTGTATGTTTTGGCAACATTAAATACAATTCAAAAAGTTCTAAAAGAAGGGTTTGAATACAAAGACATTGTGATTCTAACCAGAAAAAGAAGTCAGGGAATTGCAGTTGCCAATTATATGACAGAGCAAGGGATCCCGCTTTTGTCCTCAGAAACATTGATGATTCAGAATGCGACTGAAGTTCGATTGATTATCAATATATTAAAGTATTTGAAGAACAGTTCGGATTTAGAGTCAAAAGCCAACTTTTTGCAATATTTGGCACAAAAAAAGCAAAATGAATTACCCGTTCACGATTTCATTGCCAAAGGGATGGAGTTGAAAGAGGAAAGGGCTTTCGAAAAATGGCTTGAAAACTGTAACGTTGAACTTTCTTTTCAAAATATTAGAAAAAAATCACTGTACGAGGCGGTCGAAATTATTGTTTCAAAATTCCTCCCCCCAACTACCTCCCAAGGAGACGGGGGGAGGGGAATGCTTACGTTCAATATTTTTTGGATATTGTTTTGGAACGGGATGTTCGCAATCAAGCAGGAATTTCAGATTTTTTGA
- a CDS encoding superoxide dismutase, with protein MAFELPQLPYAYDALEPHIDARTMEIHHSKHHNAYTTNLNAAITGTDLEGKSIEDILTNLDKNNAAVRNNGGGFYNHNLFWTVMAPNAGGLPTGELLAAIESAFGSFDEFKARFAKAGATQFGSGWAWLCVKDGKLDVCGTPNQDNPLMPGVGCGGTPILGMDVWEHAYYLNYQNRRPDYIEAFFNVINWAEVARRFALVK; from the coding sequence ATGGCTTTTGAATTACCACAATTACCTTATGCGTATGACGCATTAGAACCTCATATTGACGCTCGTACAATGGAAATTCACCATTCAAAGCATCACAATGCATATACTACAAATTTGAATGCGGCTATTACCGGAACTGATTTGGAAGGTAAATCAATTGAAGATATCTTGACAAACCTTGATAAAAATAACGCTGCTGTTCGTAACAATGGTGGTGGTTTTTACAATCACAACTTGTTTTGGACTGTTATGGCTCCAAATGCAGGTGGACTTCCAACTGGCGAATTGCTAGCTGCTATTGAAAGTGCATTTGGTTCTTTTGATGAATTTAAAGCAAGATTTGCTAAAGCTGGTGCTACACAATTTGGTTCTGGATGGGCTTGGTTATGTGTAAAAGACGGAAAGCTTGATGTTTGTGGAACTCCAAATCAAGACAACCCTTTGATGCCAGGAGTTGGTTGCGGAGGAACTCCAATTCTTGGAATGGATGTTTGGGAACACGCTTACTACTTGAACTATCAAAACAGAAGACCTGATTATATTGAGGCTTTCTTTAATGTGATTAACTGGGCAGAAGTTGCAAGACGTTTTGCGCTAGTGAAGTAA